In the genome of Phycisphaerales bacterium, one region contains:
- a CDS encoding O-antigen ligase family protein — MRATPATPAPQPTPHGDMFDLAACLVLMAVLAGRILLAELFEPLTLSLLRGTGDLPGPTPAATAWLDAWLLAGAVAILARYQRWRGPPWVIAGVALLSAGVLVSSWVAEQPRLALLAGGNLVISVLAALALAVAVRTPWLLRALLTIWLAVGTLTAVKCIYQVAYELPETRTHWEREIRPRLLAEGRAADDPLLVNYERRMQSGEATGFLAHANITASVLAAWLACVAGLFVGVLRGLFVQTTATPRGPPVAALLLVTAILGLLGTGLALTGSLGAQVAVVAGILTTAAAGVLTMFLRRRPALVVAAIGAVTFVGILVTATYGMQRGTLPHVSLAFRWWYWDAAARAYAAAPWTGIGRENFQAPYIRLKAAESTEEVRNPHNLWVSLLVETGPLGLLGGSVLWIIVLLAAVRNWGCRLLWQARPPPARFTLTLTFLVAIGALVVQAACGGLPLGNPHVLIIWLIDVGAIFLVATLAVGWVLDRVLGTDPNWVTAGLLGALLVTWVHALVDFGLTTPGGLAAFALAAAAVGAWRNVAAADECAAVAASPTSAPQPCAGTRALLTRWVAPLGGIALVGIYIYGVAQPAGRDAQLRADLQRAEHGAVHRGDLPNLWRAARLLAEHGPSATAPRDAANSVFGASSAPGLLRAERIQRLEEALAYAQRGVERLPGHSESYATLARIEEELARRYRAENNPASASAMQLRAARSWDEALRRHPTSPRYAAAAGAAWLEVWRASRDPAAAARATAHFQAALAIDAVRPAESPVRLQPTELATITAALAELAPARN, encoded by the coding sequence ATGCGCGCGACGCCTGCAACTCCGGCCCCCCAACCGACGCCACACGGCGACATGTTTGACCTCGCCGCGTGTCTGGTACTGATGGCTGTGCTCGCGGGGCGCATCCTGCTCGCGGAGTTGTTCGAGCCACTCACGCTTTCGCTGTTGCGCGGCACCGGTGATCTGCCCGGACCCACACCCGCAGCTACCGCGTGGCTCGACGCCTGGCTGCTCGCGGGCGCGGTCGCCATTCTCGCACGCTACCAACGCTGGCGCGGCCCTCCGTGGGTCATTGCGGGTGTCGCGCTCCTGTCCGCCGGTGTGCTCGTATCGAGCTGGGTGGCCGAACAACCACGCCTCGCGCTGCTGGCGGGCGGTAACCTCGTGATCAGCGTACTTGCGGCCCTCGCCCTGGCCGTCGCGGTCCGTACGCCGTGGTTGCTGCGCGCGCTGCTTACGATCTGGCTCGCGGTCGGTACGTTGACGGCCGTGAAGTGCATCTATCAAGTGGCGTATGAGCTGCCTGAGACGCGTACCCATTGGGAGCGCGAGATCCGCCCCCGGCTGCTGGCCGAGGGTCGCGCCGCCGATGACCCGCTGCTGGTGAACTATGAGCGCCGCATGCAGTCGGGTGAGGCAACGGGCTTCCTCGCGCATGCCAATATTACAGCATCCGTGCTGGCGGCCTGGCTCGCCTGTGTGGCCGGTCTCTTTGTCGGGGTTCTCCGTGGTCTGTTCGTCCAAACCACGGCCACACCGCGCGGCCCACCGGTTGCCGCCCTGCTGCTGGTCACCGCGATCCTCGGCCTGCTCGGTACTGGGCTCGCCTTGACCGGCAGCTTGGGGGCGCAGGTGGCTGTCGTGGCCGGCATCCTCACCACTGCGGCCGCCGGGGTGCTGACAATGTTCTTGCGGCGCCGTCCCGCGCTGGTCGTAGCCGCGATCGGCGCTGTCACATTCGTCGGCATCCTCGTGACCGCCACCTATGGCATGCAGCGTGGCACCTTGCCGCACGTGTCGCTCGCCTTCCGTTGGTGGTACTGGGACGCTGCCGCGCGGGCCTACGCCGCAGCGCCGTGGACGGGCATCGGCCGTGAGAACTTTCAGGCGCCTTACATACGGCTCAAAGCCGCCGAGAGCACCGAGGAAGTCCGGAACCCCCACAATCTGTGGGTCAGTCTCCTCGTCGAGACGGGGCCACTGGGGCTGCTGGGCGGCTCGGTGCTCTGGATCATTGTGCTCCTCGCAGCGGTGCGTAATTGGGGTTGCCGCCTGCTGTGGCAGGCCCGGCCGCCGCCCGCGCGCTTCACCCTGACGCTGACCTTCCTGGTCGCGATTGGCGCACTCGTCGTGCAGGCCGCATGTGGTGGTCTGCCGCTGGGAAATCCGCACGTCCTGATCATCTGGCTCATCGACGTGGGTGCGATTTTCCTGGTCGCGACCTTGGCCGTCGGCTGGGTGCTGGATCGCGTGCTCGGGACGGACCCGAACTGGGTGACCGCCGGTCTGCTTGGGGCGCTGCTGGTGACCTGGGTTCACGCCCTGGTCGACTTCGGACTGACGACACCGGGCGGGCTTGCCGCCTTCGCACTCGCAGCGGCAGCCGTCGGCGCCTGGCGCAATGTGGCCGCCGCTGACGAGTGTGCGGCTGTCGCGGCCAGCCCGACTAGCGCCCCCCAACCCTGCGCGGGTACGCGGGCTCTGCTTACCCGCTGGGTCGCACCCCTGGGCGGCATCGCCCTGGTGGGCATCTACATCTACGGCGTGGCACAGCCGGCCGGCCGCGATGCCCAATTACGGGCCGACCTGCAGCGCGCCGAGCATGGGGCTGTACACAGAGGTGATCTGCCCAATCTTTGGCGTGCGGCCAGATTACTCGCCGAACACGGCCCCTCGGCCACCGCACCCCGCGATGCCGCCAACAGCGTCTTCGGCGCTTCGAGCGCGCCGGGACTGCTCCGTGCGGAGCGCATCCAGCGCCTTGAGGAGGCACTTGCCTACGCACAACGCGGTGTCGAACGCCTGCCGGGGCACAGCGAGAGTTACGCCACACTGGCCCGCATCGAGGAGGAACTCGCCCGCCGCTATCGGGCGGAGAACAACCCCGCGTCTGCCAGCGCCATGCAGTTGCGCGCCGCCCGTTCCTGGGATGAGGCCCTGCGGCGCCACCCCACCAGTCCGCGTTATGCGGCTGCCGCCGGTGCGGCTTGGCTTGAGGTTTGGCGCGCATCCCGCGACCCAGCGGCTGCGGCCCGGGCGACGGCGCACTTCCAGGCCGCCCTCGCGATCGATGCCGTACGCCCCGCAGAGAGCCCCGTTCGCTTACAGCCGACCGAACTGGCCACGATCACAGCCGCCCTGGCGGAACTGGCCCCGGCGAGGAATTGA
- a CDS encoding transposase yields MNVYLQRDRYQRQGEFRGYRNGTTPRRLTLGSGTVPLEVPQVRDIPPGQEPFESKIVRKYQRRSDTIEETFMRLFIEGLATRDFEPALRLLAGNDAPLSPSTISRLTQRFRVEYAAFDRQDPRRPEVRLYLGGRDLPEGRAGYGESLPDGADRGGYGGAEALARAAGGVSRERPRAGASC; encoded by the coding sequence GTGAACGTCTACCTCCAGCGCGACCGGTATCAGCGACAGGGCGAGTTCCGCGGCTACCGCAACGGGACCACGCCGCGGCGGCTGACGCTGGGCAGCGGCACGGTGCCGCTGGAGGTCCCGCAGGTGCGCGACATCCCGCCGGGCCAGGAGCCGTTCGAATCGAAGATCGTGCGCAAGTACCAGCGTCGCAGCGACACGATCGAGGAGACGTTCATGCGGCTGTTCATCGAAGGCCTGGCGACGCGGGACTTCGAGCCGGCCTTGCGGCTGCTGGCGGGGAACGACGCGCCGCTGTCGCCCAGCACGATCAGTCGGCTGACACAGCGGTTCCGCGTCGAGTACGCGGCGTTCGACCGGCAGGATCCGAGGCGGCCGGAAGTTCGTCTATATCTGGGCGGACGGGATTTACCTGAAGGCCGGGCTGGGTACGGAGAAAGCCTGCCTGATGGTGCTGATCGGGGCGGATACGGAGGGGCAGAAGCACTTGCTCGCGCTGCGGGAGGGGTATCGCGAGAGCGCCCGAGAGCTGGGGCGAGTTGCTGA
- a CDS encoding transposase: MVLIGADTEGQKHLLALREGYRESARELGRVAEGLPAAGSERAGLLDRGRGVGAVGGGERAESNSAQQRCTNHKTMNVLDKLPKAEQPRRPRDCGRSGRRKVRWRRKLAAGVIADFRRAGYDRAADCLGDDLDRCLTFYAFPEPHWSHLRTTNVIESPFAGVRLRTNAAKRFKKTKSGVYLVHQVLMRLSQNWRHLKARTCVPRYRCRKERTAG, translated from the coding sequence ATGGTGCTGATCGGGGCGGATACGGAGGGGCAGAAGCACTTGCTCGCGCTGCGGGAGGGGTATCGCGAGAGCGCCCGAGAGCTGGGGCGAGTTGCTGAAGGACTGCCGGCAGCGGGGTCTGAACGGGCCGGGCTGCTGGATCGCGGACGGGGCGTTGGGGCTGTGGGCGGCGGTGAACGAGCAGAGTCGAACTCGGCCCAGCAGCGCTGCACGAATCACAAGACGATGAACGTGCTCGACAAGCTGCCGAAGGCCGAGCAGCCGAGGCGACCCCGCGACTGCGGGCGATCTGGCAGGCGGAAAGTGAGGTGGCGGCGGAAGCTGGCGGCCGGTGTGATCGCGGACTTCCGTCGGGCGGGCTACGACCGGGCGGCGGACTGTCTGGGGGACGATCTGGATCGCTGCCTGACGTTCTACGCGTTTCCGGAGCCGCACTGGTCGCACCTGCGGACGACGAACGTGATCGAGTCGCCGTTTGCGGGCGTACGGCTGCGGACGAACGCGGCCAAGCGGTTCAAGAAGACCAAGAGCGGCGTGTACCTGGTGCATCAGGTGCTGATGCGGCTGTCGCAGAACTGGCGGCACTTGAAGGCGCGCACCTGTGTGCCCAGATACCGCTGCCGGAAGGAAAGAACCGCCGGGTGA
- a CDS encoding IS5 family transposase, with protein sequence MKIMVLVDARGLPVAIDTAPADAHESRCVQALFDFVLTRETPPRVIGDKAYDSDKLDEELAQRGMEMIAPHRGNRKPENVTQDRRPLQRAKRRWTVERTISWIQNYRRLCIRWEKSSCLFSGFLHMTCTLLLLSEVLR encoded by the coding sequence GTGAAAATCATGGTTCTGGTCGATGCTCGCGGGTTGCCGGTGGCGATCGATACCGCGCCGGCGGACGCCCACGAGAGCCGCTGCGTGCAGGCGCTGTTCGACTTCGTGCTGACGCGCGAGACGCCGCCGCGCGTGATCGGCGACAAGGCGTACGACAGCGACAAGCTCGACGAAGAGCTCGCACAGCGCGGCATGGAAATGATCGCGCCGCATCGCGGCAACCGCAAGCCGGAGAATGTGACACAGGACCGCCGGCCGCTGCAGCGCGCCAAGCGGCGCTGGACGGTGGAGCGGACGATCTCCTGGATCCAGAACTACCGTCGGCTCTGCATCCGTTGGGAGAAGTCGAGCTGCCTGTTCAGCGGCTTCTTGCATATGACCTGTACGCTTCTCTTGCTTTCAGAGGTTTTGAGATAG
- a CDS encoding transposase codes for MLTLTNEQLDWLADRIPDRPKSPKGGRPVADKRRTLRGIFWMLDNGAKWKDLPREFGAGHGAPLVPALDARRAL; via the coding sequence ATGTTGACACTCACGAATGAGCAATTGGATTGGCTGGCGGACAGGATTCCGGATCGGCCGAAGAGTCCGAAGGGCGGACGGCCCGTCGCGGACAAGCGGCGGACGCTGCGCGGCATCTTCTGGATGCTGGACAACGGCGCGAAGTGGAAGGACCTGCCGCGCGAGTTCGGCGCGGGCCACGGTGCACCGTTGGTTCCAGCGCTGGACGCGCGAAGGGCTCTTTGA
- a CDS encoding RHS repeat-associated core domain-containing protein, translating to MTGDGDLVLVYDGENRLVEVAPASPGSGDKKAVFVYDYRNRRVQRTVYEHNGSAWGGSPVARTRYVWDGWLLIAELDGLDSNAPLRTFWWGLDLAGQRGGRPGDAAGGIGGLLAVWDRTATEDYEEEPETEGLLEEELTGRKWIFAYDALGNVGQLVDLYLTTWQPVNILAARYEYDPYGNVTAAGGGYAERNRFRFSTKQFEAESGLGYWGERFYHPEYGRWVNRDPIGERGGSNLYGYVANAATLRIDRIGLMACPAAYDDEEDEDCSTICPRVCSSVEVARTFEDKIHLGMVICEGKCRCACANSPKVPGGPPGTADNVQLRCLLEHEEVHVQQDRSDFCSTCLPPNAHGVRVLGYRGGFLCGEGYRKKSECDEAISKPGHLLTLYNDAC from the coding sequence ATGACCGGCGACGGCGACCTGGTGCTGGTGTACGACGGCGAGAACCGCCTGGTCGAGGTCGCGCCGGCCAGCCCCGGCAGCGGCGACAAGAAGGCGGTCTTCGTCTACGACTACCGCAACCGGCGGGTGCAAAGGACAGTCTACGAGCACAACGGGTCGGCGTGGGGCGGGTCGCCGGTCGCGCGTACGCGCTACGTGTGGGACGGCTGGCTGCTGATCGCCGAGCTCGACGGGCTGGACAGCAATGCGCCCCTGCGGACGTTCTGGTGGGGGCTGGACCTCGCGGGCCAGCGCGGCGGCCGGCCGGGCGATGCGGCCGGGGGTATCGGCGGGCTGCTGGCGGTGTGGGACCGCACGGCCACGGAGGATTACGAGGAGGAGCCCGAAACCGAGGGGCTGCTTGAAGAGGAGCTCACCGGCCGCAAGTGGATCTTCGCGTACGACGCCCTGGGCAACGTGGGGCAGCTCGTCGACCTGTACCTGACGACGTGGCAGCCGGTGAACATCCTGGCGGCGCGGTACGAGTACGACCCGTACGGCAACGTGACGGCCGCGGGCGGAGGCTACGCCGAGCGCAACCGCTTCCGGTTCAGCACGAAGCAGTTCGAGGCCGAGAGCGGGCTGGGCTACTGGGGCGAGCGCTTCTACCACCCCGAGTACGGACGCTGGGTGAATCGGGATCCGATTGGGGAACGTGGCGGCAGCAATCTTTACGGGTATGTCGCGAACGCCGCGACTCTCCGCATCGATCGTATCGGCCTGATGGCGTGCCCGGCCGCGTACGACGACGAAGAGGACGAGGACTGTAGTACCATCTGCCCGCGCGTTTGTTCGTCTGTCGAAGTGGCTCGGACATTCGAAGACAAGATCCATTTGGGTATGGTGATCTGTGAGGGCAAGTGTCGGTGTGCATGCGCGAATTCGCCGAAGGTGCCCGGCGGACCGCCCGGCACAGCGGACAACGTTCAACTTCGATGCCTGCTGGAGCACGAAGAGGTGCATGTGCAGCAGGACAGGTCCGATTTCTGCTCGACGTGCTTACCTCCGAACGCGCATGGCGTGCGCGTCCTTGGCTATCGAGGCGGCTTCCTTTGTGGTGAGGGGTATCGGAAGAAGTCCGAGTGTGATGAGGCTATCTCAAAACCGGGACACCTGTTGACTTTGTACAATGATGCATGTTGA
- a CDS encoding RHS repeat-associated core domain-containing protein, whose protein sequence is MESTSTDDADPIGNRTESTTGTSAAVYYCANELNQYEALDDAAGCETPFTREFTYDADGNMTADGDLVLVYDGENRLVEVAPANPGSGDKKAVFVYDYRNRRVQKSVYEHNGSAWGGSPAARTRYVWDGWLLIAELDGLDSNAPLRTFWWGLDLAGQRGGRPGDAAGGIGGLLAVWDRTATEDYEEEPETEGLLEEELTGRKWIFAYDALGNVGQLVDLYLTTWQPVNILAARYEYDPYGNVTAAGGGYAERNRFRFSTKQFEAESGLGYWGERFYHPEYGRWVNRDPIGEAGGTNLYSYVENQAARSIDALGLKRKINWSKLIKTGGFIALVRCAGCLAAIDIHIATCSLYAEDDETWAACVCEQLASSSATRWLCRACAFLVGDPVQWAQDYIGCPPTNMHSAWGPTGPVGGSPLLWHKH, encoded by the coding sequence TTGGAATCGACGAGCACTGACGATGCCGACCCGATCGGCAACCGGACGGAGAGCACCACGGGGACGAGTGCGGCCGTGTACTACTGCGCGAACGAGTTGAACCAGTACGAAGCGCTCGACGATGCGGCCGGGTGCGAGACGCCGTTCACGCGGGAGTTCACGTATGACGCCGACGGGAACATGACCGCCGACGGCGACCTGGTGCTGGTGTACGACGGCGAGAACCGGCTGGTCGAGGTCGCGCCGGCCAATCCCGGCAGCGGCGACAAGAAGGCGGTGTTCGTCTACGACTACCGCAACCGGCGGGTGCAGAAATCCGTGTACGAGCACAACGGGTCGGCGTGGGGCGGGTCGCCGGCGGCGCGGACGCGGTACGTGTGGGACGGCTGGCTGCTGATCGCCGAGCTCGACGGGCTGGACAGCAATGCGCCCCTGCGGACGTTCTGGTGGGGGCTGGACCTCGCGGGCCAGCGCGGCGGCCGGCCGGGCGATGCGGCCGGGGGTATCGGCGGGCTGCTGGCGGTGTGGGACCGCACGGCCACGGAGGATTACGAGGAGGAGCCCGAAACCGAGGGGCTGCTTGAAGAGGAGCTCACCGGCCGCAAGTGGATCTTCGCGTACGACGCCCTGGGCAACGTGGGGCAGCTCGTCGACCTGTACCTGACGACGTGGCAGCCGGTGAACATCCTGGCGGCGCGGTACGAGTACGACCCGTACGGCAACGTGACGGCCGCGGGCGGAGGCTACGCCGAGCGCAACCGCTTCCGGTTCAGCACGAAGCAGTTCGAGGCCGAGAGCGGCCTGGGCTACTGGGGCGAGCGGTTCTACCACCCCGAGTACGGACGCTGGGTGAATCGGGATCCGATTGGGGAGGCGGGGGGAACGAATCTGTACAGCTATGTGGAGAATCAAGCGGCCCGCAGCATCGACGCCCTCGGCCTCAAGCGGAAGATCAACTGGTCGAAACTCATTAAGACCGGTGGGTTCATTGCCCTTGTACGATGTGCAGGTTGCCTTGCCGCTATTGACATTCATATTGCAACATGCTCGCTCTATGCAGAAGACGATGAGACATGGGCCGCGTGCGTCTGCGAGCAATTGGCGTCATCCTCCGCAACCCGCTGGCTGTGCAGAGCTTGTGCGTTTCTTGTTGGCGATCCAGTGCAATGGGCGCAGGATTATATTGGTTGCCCACCTACCAACATGCACAGTGCGTGGGGGCCCACGGGCCCAGTCGGTGGCAGCCCGCTACTGTGGCATAAGCATTGA
- a CDS encoding RHS repeat-associated core domain-containing protein encodes MFASAPFSGDFFESYGYNDRNELAGSEFFLGTRSAGTSAAAGDRAYAYDPIGNRTESTTGTSAAVYYCANELNQYEALDDSAGCETPFTREFTYDADGNMTADADLVLVYDGENRLVEVAPASPGNGDKKAVFVYDYRNRRVQRTVYEHNGSAWGGSPVARTRYVWDGWLLIAELDGLASNAPLRTFWWGLDLAGQRGGRPGDAAGGIGGLLAVWDRTATEDYDEMGGGLEDGRKWVFAYDALGNVGQMVDLFPERWQPEVILAARYEYDPYGNVTAAGGGYADRNRFRFSTKQFEAESGLGYWGERFYHPEHGRWVNRDPIGEEGGTNLYSYVKNRPSHLIDARGLVALQCALTELETQPDERPAESDDALPSDSPKGRARQVRGGTILQAGLRACSASDISPGLAPGTNQFSCPASLNPASTAWGRCLCAFAPLTCLRHYCHNCLNCCMAACEDKYWPNGNTACSAACTMSYVACNAGGACCSWTPIPY; translated from the coding sequence TTGTTCGCTTCGGCGCCGTTTTCGGGCGACTTCTTCGAGTCGTACGGGTACAATGACCGCAACGAGTTGGCCGGGTCGGAGTTCTTCCTCGGCACGCGCAGCGCCGGGACGAGCGCGGCTGCCGGCGACCGGGCGTATGCCTATGACCCGATCGGCAACCGGACGGAGAGCACGACGGGGACGAGTGCGGCCGTGTACTACTGCGCGAACGAATTGAACCAGTACGAAGCGCTCGACGATTCGGCCGGGTGCGAAACCCCGTTCACGCGGGAATTCACGTACGATGCGGACGGGAACATGACCGCCGACGCCGACCTGGTGCTGGTCTACGACGGCGAGAATCGGCTGGTCGAGGTCGCGCCGGCCAGCCCCGGCAATGGCGACAAGAAGGCGGTGTTCGTCTACGACTACCGCAACCGGCGGGTGCAAAGGACAGTCTACGAGCACAACGGGTCGGCGTGGGGCGGGTCGCCGGTGGCGCGTACGCGGTACGTGTGGGACGGCTGGCTGCTGATCGCCGAGCTCGATGGGCTGGCGAGCAATGCTCCCCTGCGGACGTTCTGGTGGGGGCTGGACCTTGCCGGCCAGCGCGGCGGCCGGCCGGGCGATGCGGCCGGCGGCATCGGCGGCCTGCTGGCGGTGTGGGACCGCACGGCCACGGAGGATTACGATGAGATGGGGGGAGGTCTGGAAGATGGCCGCAAGTGGGTCTTCGCGTACGATGCCCTGGGCAACGTCGGCCAAATGGTGGACCTGTTCCCAGAGCGGTGGCAGCCGGAGGTCATCCTGGCGGCGCGGTACGAGTACGACCCGTACGGGAACGTGACGGCCGCGGGCGGAGGCTACGCCGACCGCAACCGCTTCCGGTTCAGCACGAAGCAGTTCGAGGCCGAGAGCGGGCTGGGCTACTGGGGCGAGCGGTTCTACCACCCCGAGCACGGGCGGTGGGTGAATCGGGATCCGATTGGGGAGGAAGGTGGAACGAATCTGTATAGCTATGTGAAGAACCGGCCCAGCCATTTGATCGACGCACGTGGACTGGTCGCACTCCAGTGCGCACTCACCGAGCTCGAGACGCAGCCGGACGAGCGGCCTGCGGAAAGCGACGATGCTTTGCCATCGGACTCACCGAAGGGTCGTGCGCGGCAGGTGCGAGGCGGCACCATCCTTCAAGCTGGTTTGCGCGCCTGCTCGGCGAGCGACATTTCTCCGGGCCTGGCACCGGGAACCAATCAATTCTCTTGCCCAGCGTCCTTGAATCCAGCGAGCACAGCTTGGGGGCGGTGTCTCTGCGCTTTCGCACCTCTCACGTGCTTGAGACACTACTGCCACAACTGCCTGAACTGCTGTATGGCCGCGTGCGAAGACAAGTATTGGCCGAATGGGAATACCGCATGTTCGGCGGCATGCACGATGTCATACGTGGCCTGTAATGCAGGTGGCGCATGCTGTAGCTGGACGCCCATTCCATACTGA
- a CDS encoding RHS repeat-associated core domain-containing protein — translation MYYCANELNQYEALDDAAGCEPPFTREFTHDADGNMTGDGDLALVYDAENRLVEVAPASPGSGDKKAVFVYDYRNRRVQKSVYEHNGSAWGGSPVARTRYVWDGWLLIAELDGLASNAPLRTFWWGLDLAGQRGGRPGDAAGGIGGLLAVWDRTATEDYEESEAEPEEIGRKWVFAYDALGNVGQLVDLYPATWQPVNILAARYEYDPYGNVTAAGGDYAERNRFRFSTKQFEAESGLGYWGERFYHPEYGRWANRDPIGEAGGTNLYSHVSNRTTIGFDAYGWSMQGCSPIPKIDPLRHSPLPPDRPVPVRPMPEPPPPVPAQSPTVTPDMLVYCAQGCDQPGDSYYTCRKACVNAATQGWEDCVGNCWSMNSADWDPCLSGCQHGSNYRSPLGPPPPPPRVLCPGWVEVSAAASCGGCLAAIGLALTGSGGLAAPGCALAFQLTPCAAACATWSYCLSLYF, via the coding sequence GTGTACTACTGCGCGAACGAGTTGAACCAGTACGAAGCGCTCGACGATGCGGCCGGGTGCGAGCCCCCGTTCACGCGCGAGTTCACCCACGACGCCGACGGGAACATGACCGGCGACGGCGATCTTGCGCTGGTTTACGACGCGGAGAACCGGCTGGTCGAGGTCGCGCCGGCCAGCCCCGGCAGCGGCGACAAGAAGGCGGTGTTCGTCTACGACTACCGCAACCGGCGGGTACAGAAGTCGGTTTACGAGCACAACGGGTCGGCGTGGGGCGGGTCGCCGGTGGCGCGTACGCGGTACGTGTGGGACGGCTGGCTGCTGATCGCCGAGCTCGATGGGCTGGCGAGCAATGCTCCCCTGCGGACGTTCTGGTGGGGGCTGGACCTGGCGGGCCAGCGCGGCGGCCGGCCGGGCGATGCGGCCGGGGGCATCGGCGGGCTGCTGGCGGTGTGGGACCGGACGGCCACGGAGGATTACGAGGAGAGCGAGGCGGAGCCTGAGGAAATCGGCCGCAAGTGGGTCTTCGCGTACGACGCCCTGGGCAACGTGGGCCAGCTCGTCGACCTGTATCCCGCGACCTGGCAGCCGGTGAATATCCTGGCGGCGCGGTACGAGTACGACCCGTACGGGAACGTGACGGCCGCGGGCGGGGACTACGCCGAGCGCAACCGCTTCCGGTTCAGCACGAAGCAGTTCGAGGCCGAAAGCGGGCTGGGCTACTGGGGCGAGCGGTTCTACCACCCCGAGTACGGGCGCTGGGCGAATCGCGATCCGATTGGGGAAGCGGGCGGGACAAATCTCTATTCGCACGTTTCGAATCGCACGACGATCGGTTTCGACGCCTATGGCTGGTCCATGCAGGGTTGCAGCCCCATCCCGAAGATCGATCCGTTGCGACACAGTCCGCTTCCGCCGGACCGACCCGTGCCGGTCCGACCCATGCCGGAACCCCCGCCGCCAGTTCCTGCACAATCCCCTACTGTGACTCCAGATATGTTAGTATACTGCGCACAGGGCTGTGACCAGCCCGGAGATTCCTATTATACATGCCGAAAGGCATGCGTCAATGCTGCGACGCAAGGGTGGGAAGACTGTGTCGGAAACTGCTGGAGCATGAACTCGGCCGATTGGGACCCCTGTTTGAGTGGATGCCAGCATGGGTCGAACTACCGTTCGCCCTTGGGCCCTCCGCCGCCACCCCCACGTGTCTTGTGCCCCGGATGGGTGGAAGTTAGTGCAGCAGCGAGTTGCGGGGGATGCCTCGCCGCAATAGGACTAGCTTTGACCGGATCCGGCGGCTTGGCGGCGCCGGGCTGCGCGCTCGCGTTTCAGCTGACACCGTGCGCAGCCGCCTGTGCGACATGGAGTTATTGCCTGAGCCTTTATTTCTAA
- a CDS encoding NTP transferase domain-containing protein: MAQPRIGAVVLAAGKGTRLKSELPKVLHEVCGRPMLAFVLDACRAAGVEEAVAVVGHGQELVRAAFAHDAGLHWVEQSPQRGTGHAVMVCREEMARFEHVLVLCGDGPLIRSATLSELLERHLAEGNAATLATAVLDDPAGYGRIWRDGEGRFLGIVEQLDCTPEQRAIREVNPSYYCFRVADLLIALDQLQPNNAKNEYYITDTFALFRAAGRPVGAVTSVPPADIYSINSRHDLAMVNAVMRDRILRRLMDEGVTIVDPATTWIDARAQLGRDTVVYPFVALTGPVQIGANCRIGPFVHLAGGTSIGDGTVLSGALSGGA, encoded by the coding sequence ATGGCTCAACCGCGCATCGGCGCCGTCGTTCTCGCGGCCGGAAAGGGCACGCGCCTCAAGAGCGAACTGCCCAAGGTGCTGCACGAGGTCTGCGGTCGGCCGATGCTGGCGTTCGTGCTCGACGCCTGCCGGGCAGCGGGCGTGGAGGAAGCGGTGGCGGTGGTAGGACACGGGCAGGAACTGGTGCGGGCGGCCTTTGCACACGACGCGGGTCTGCACTGGGTGGAGCAGTCGCCGCAGCGTGGCACGGGGCATGCGGTCATGGTATGCCGGGAGGAAATGGCCCGCTTCGAACATGTGCTCGTGCTGTGCGGGGATGGGCCGCTGATCCGGTCGGCGACCCTGAGCGAGCTGCTCGAACGGCATCTGGCCGAAGGCAACGCGGCGACGCTGGCGACGGCTGTGCTGGACGATCCGGCGGGCTACGGACGAATCTGGCGCGACGGTGAGGGGCGTTTCCTGGGCATCGTCGAGCAACTTGACTGCACACCGGAGCAGCGTGCCATCCGCGAGGTGAACCCGAGCTACTACTGCTTCCGGGTGGCCGATCTACTGATCGCGCTGGACCAGCTTCAGCCGAACAACGCCAAGAACGAGTATTACATCACCGACACCTTTGCGCTGTTTCGCGCGGCGGGGCGCCCGGTGGGCGCGGTGACGTCGGTGCCGCCCGCGGATATCTACAGCATCAATTCGCGCCATGATCTGGCGATGGTCAACGCCGTCATGCGAGACCGCATTCTGCGGCGGCTGATGGACGAAGGCGTGACGATCGTCGACCCCGCCACCACGTGGATCGACGCCCGGGCTCAACTCGGGCGCGACACGGTGGTGTATCCCTTCGTGGCGCTGACCGGACCGGTGCAGATCGGCGCCAACTGCCGCATCGGGCCGTTCGTGCATCTCGCCGGAGGCACGTCGATCGGGGACGGCACGGTACTGAGCGGCGCGCTGTCGGGAGGGGCGTGA